TCCTGTTTGTCAGTACGGACGATAAAGGGGCGGTCACCAAAGTTCCCGTTCCGATGCACTATGCCTATATCTTCGTGGCGGCGGCGGTGATCGGCCTGTTCACGGTGACGGGTCTGGCAGGATCGTACTCCCGGATGCTGGTCAAGATGTCGTACTTCAACCAGGTGCGGAAGGACCGCGACCTCGCGCGTGCTGATAACGCCCATCTAACCGAGGCGCTGCATCAGAAGGAAGTTCAGACTGCATCGCTGGGATCGCTGGCGACGGAAGTCTCTGCTCTGTATGGATTTACCGCAAGCAAGCTCTCCCAGGTCCACCTCGGCGGACGGGCCGGCAAGTCCGCCGGCAACACTGCGGCGAATCTCGTCGCCACTGCGCCGCTCGCTGCCGCTGCTTCAGATTCCTCTTTGACCGACGAGAGCTACTTCAAGTCGCTCGATACCTTCTACGCCTTGCGCACCTCTGCCATGAGCGGCAGCGCTGCTCGCGAACTTACCGGAAGCACCTTCGGCCACATCTCGCTGCTCGGCGACCCCGACTCCGGCATCGTTGGCGACTCCTTCGACTCCCCAGGCGGCATCCCGTCGCTCTGGCCGGTGATGGGCCCCATCAGCTCCAGCTTCGGCCAGCGTGAAGACCCCGTCCTCGGCAACGGCGACGGTGAGTTCCACAAGGGCCTCGATATCTCCGCTCCGAGTGGCACCCCGGTCCGCGCCACCGCTGACGGCACCGTCAAACTCGCGGGCATGGTCAACGGCTATGGTCGCGAAGTCATCATCGACCACGGCCACGGCTTGGAGACCTGCTACGGCCACCTGTCCGCCTTCGCCGCCATGCCCGGCGAGACCGTCGTCCGTGGTCAGGTGATCGGCTACGTCGGCCACAGCGGCCGCGTCACCGGCAACAACCTGCACTACGAGGTCCGCATCCGCAACACTCCAGTCAATCCGCACAAGTATCTGCGCGAGACGATGGCTGAAGTCGGAAGCCTGCCCCCAGCTGGCAACTAGGGCCAATTGGCGTGTGCGCTTTATAGCGACCAACGGCTCCGTAGTTCGGTATCCGGGATAGGTGCCTCTCTTCGAACCTTGTCTCTCGTCGAACCTATAGACCCGTCATCTCGACCGGAGCGAAGCGGAGTGGAGAGACCCCCGCATTTCTTCATCCCTTGACGCGGCAACCCGGCGTGTACGGCGACCACGCAATCTCTGCCCCACCAATATGTTCCAATAAAGTTGTGAGCCACACCTTCGAAGTCTCCACCCCTGCAAACAAAGTCTCGGTCGGCGACGGCAATCTGTTCCTTATCGCTGGCCCTTGCGTCCTCGAGTCCGAGCCCCACGCCCGTATGCTGGCCGACGCCATCCAGCGCATCACCGACGACCTGAAGATCCCCTACATCTTCAAGGCCAGCTACGACAAGGCGAACCGCACCAGCATCCACAGCTTCCGCGGCCCCGGCCTGATCGAGGGCTGCCGCATCTTGCGCGCCATCGCCAAGACGACCGGCGTTCCCGTCCTGACCGACGTTCACACCCCGGACGACTGCGCCCGTGTCTCGGACGCCCTCGGCGACTCCGAGATCGTCCTCCAGATTCCCGCCTTCCTCTGCCGCCAAACCGATCTCCTCATCGCCGCCGCAAAGACCGGGCGGCCCGTGAACGTGAAGAAGGGCCAGTTCGTCGCTCCCAATGACATGAAGCACGCCGTGCAAAAGCTCCGCGACTCCGGCAATGACAAGGTCTTTCTGACCGAACGCGGTGCCAGCTTCGGCTACAACAACCTCGTCGTCGACATGCGCTCGCTGCCCATCATGCGCGGCTTCGCTCCGGTTGTCTTCGATGGCACCCACTCCGTGCAGACACCCTCCGCGGGAAACGGCGTGAGCGGTGGCCAGCCGGAGTTCATCCCCGTCCTTGCGCGCGCTGCCGTCGCCGCTGGCATCGACGGCATCTTCCTCGAGGTCCACAACAATCCGGCAGAGGCCAAGTCCGACGGAGCCAACGCGCTCAAGCTCGACAACCTCAAGCCGCTGCTGGAGCAGCTTCTCGCCATCCACGCCGCAATCGCCTAAGCCCGACGACAGCATGAACCTATAGCCGAGCGTGCTCATCGAATCTCCATGAGCACGTCCGCAACTCCTCCTATCCATCCCGGCACCCGCATCGGCCACGTCCATCTGAAAGTCGCGAATATCGACCGCTCACTCGCCTTCTACCGCGACGTCCTGGGCTTTGAGGTGAAGCATCGTTTCGGCGACGGCGCCGCCTTCATCGCGGCGGGCGACTACCACCATCACATCGGCCTCAACACCTGGGAGAGCGCCGGCGGCCCGCCTCCCCCGCCTGGAACGACCGGCCTCTATCACCTTGCGATCCTCTACCCGGATCGCGCTACACTTGGCAACGCGCTGCAGCGTCTGATCGATGCGGGCATAGCGCTCGATGGTGCCTCCGACCACGGCGTCAGCGAAGCCCTCTATCTCCGCGACCCCGACGGCAATGGAGTGGAGCTCTATCGCGACCGCCCCTTTTAAGACTGGCCGAGGCTGCCGAACGGCGAGCCCACCATGTTCACCCGCCCGCTCAATCTGGGCAGCCTGCTCGCCAATCAATCACCTAAGCGCTGAGCGAAGTCATCATCTTCCGAATCTCGGCGTCCTCTGGGAATCGCCGTATACCGGCATGAAGAATTGCCTCGGCCTCCTGGCGCATGTGGGCATGCACGTGTAGTGTGGCGGCCAGGAAAAAGTGAAAAGCGGTTACGCCTTTCATGGAAAGCCGCTGGTTGGCGGCCTCGCAAGCGTCGGCAGGCCTGCCCGCAAGAAAGGCTGCCGTCGCGTAGATATCGTAGAGTTCGGCGTTGCCGGGGCTCTGACGAAGGGCAGCATCCAGTCGGGCCATCCCGGATTCGCCATGGCCAAGGTTCACCTCCGCCGCTCCTAGCTTGGCCTGTGAGAGCGGGGACACGTCGCCGAGTTGGATGGCGCGTTCGTAAGCTGCGCGAGCGTTTTTGCCATCAGCAATCTGAAGATAAATGTCTCCCAGGGTGCTGTTCGCGAGCACGTTCGCAGGCTCCAGGTTGATCGCGCGATGAATGTGCTTGAGTGCTTCATCGTAGCGACCGAGACGGGTCAGGCAGATGCCGGCATAGACCCATCCACCGGGGTGGCAGGGACTGAGAGCGACAGCTTTTTCGAAGTATGGGAGAGCGTTCGCAGCTTGTTTGGCATGATCGAGCTCCGCTATGCCCGCCCCCAAGATAGCTTCGAAGCTATTCGGGGATTCGAGGACCTTCTTGAGCGCAAGGCTGTAGTACAGATTTTCCTTCTGCGAGCGGCATACCGCTGCGTCTTCGACGTATCCGAAGTGATGAATCACGAAGTCGGCTGTCCGGCGAGGGAGATGGAGCGTATCGATGCGATCGGCGACGGTCTCGTGGACGCAGTGCTCAAAGTAGATCCGGGGGTCGCGGCGAAAGAGACGAGTGTTGCTGGATGGAAAGTAGGCGGGATAGTCAGCGGTCTCCGGCGTCAGGGCCGGGTTTGCTCTGGCTTGCTCGCCGCTTGCGCGGAAGCCAGCGTCCAGGACGTAGTTCCAGGTCGTCACATCGTAGCCAAAGACACTGGGGTCGGCGATCAGCGACATGATCTTTGTAGCCGCTGCCGGGTCGAGCATCTCGTCAGCGTCGAGAAAGAGTATCCAGTCGCAGGTAGCGTGTTCGAGAACGGCATTGCGGGCGGCGGCGAAGTCATCCTGCCAGGGCACTGAGACGATATTTGCCCCAAACGAGCGGGCAATTTGCAGCGTGTCATCCGTTGAGCCGGTGTCGCCGATCGTGATGCGATCAGCGATGCCATGCACGCTCGCAAGGCAGCGGGCGATGCTGGCCGCGCCGTTCTTCACGATCATCGAAAGCTCAAGTGTCGGCATGGAAAGGCCAGGGGAAGAGCGGCGTCTATCTCACGAGCATATTGACCTTCGAAGGCAGCTGTATCTTCTACCAAAGTGCTATCGGGAAGCGAAGTCTAAGAACAGATTTAAGAATCCGTCATCTCGGCCGAAGCCACGCAGAGCTTTATCGCGTGGCGTAGTGGAGAGACCCCCGCATCTCGCCTTTGTTTTTGCCTGTTTTCGCGTTCTCAAGCCGTGAACCAGAAAACCTCGAAGTGATTAAACAGCTTCCGAAGCCTGCTTCCTCCTCGGCGCCCTGCCCGCCGACCAGCAGCCAGATCAAACGCCTAAGCCGTAACGATCAACCCGTTCTTCCAAAGCGCCATCACGACGTCCAACTGTGCCGCGTGCGGCGCTTCATCGCCTTCCGCCACCGCAGTCCACAGCGCGGGAATCGTCTTGTGCGTTCCTGCCCGCAGCAACTCAACCGCCTTCACCGCGTACCCCTTGTTCCTATTTGCAGCACTGGTTTCGCCAGCCGCAACACCCGCCACCAGACCCGCTTCGCATAGCCCAAGAAAGGCGGACTTCGGCGCGCTCTTCTTCTGCATGTAAGGCTTGTCCGGATACAACTGCCGCACTGCCGTGTCCCAACGTTGTGCCGCGGTCACCTGCGCTGGAACTTCAAGGCGCGCTGCGATCAACGCCGCTTCGCCGAACTTATTGGCCATTCGATTCCTCAATCTTCTACTGTCAGTTCAATTGTAGGCACTCCATCCACATCCCGCACCAAAGCCCTGTATTCTGGTGGTCATGAACGTTCTGGTCATCGACATTGGCGGCACAAACATCAAGGTTGCATCCACAGAGAACAAGGTCCCTATCAAGATCCCATCGGGCCCGCACCTCACCGCCAAGATCATGGTCGACGACGTTCTGGCCGCCACCCGCAACTGGAACTACGACTGCATTAGCATCGGCTATCCCGGGCCGGTGAAGGACGACGCCCCCACCATGGAGCCGCATAACCTCGCTCCGGGCTGGATCGACTTCGACTATGCCGAGGCCTTCAGGAAGCCGTACATCTTTATGAACGATGCGGCCATGCAGGCGCTGGGCGGATATAAGGGTGGTCGCATGCTCTTCCTCGGCACCGGTACCGGCCTGGGCTCTGCGCTTATCATCGATGGCAAGGTCATCTCGCTCGAACTTGCGCACCTGCCCTACAAGAAGGGCCTCACCTATGAGCAATACATCGGCGTAGCCGGTCTCGAACGCCGCGGCAAAAAGCGCTGGCGCAAGTCAGTGCTCGACATCGTTGCGCGGCTCCAGGCAGCCATGGTATGCGACTACGTTCTCCTCGGCGGTGGCAACGCGAAGCTGATGAAGGAACTTCCTCAGCACGTCATCCTTGGCGCGAACAGCAACGCCATTGACGGCGGCATCGCCGCCTGGGATGGCGTAAAGCTCTCTGCCGCGAAGAAGAAACTCAGGCAGAAGGCGCAGCCACTCAAGCTACTTTAGTGAGCGCCCGAGTCCCTGGAGTAGCAAGGTCATAAACGAAAGCCCGCGCCGGCTGTCCGCACTGGTGGAACGCCGGAAGAGCTGCCACAGTGAAGGTGGCTGGCGCTCTGCCTGGTGCTCTTGAGTCGCGGTTGTCAGCACCCCGCTCAGGCTGTCCAGCACCTCTGGATCGAGCTGCCCCAACAGCTTCACCGTCGCCAGTAGATTGCGTATCGCCGCGATGCCTTCGGGCGTCTTCGCATACTTCGCGATCGTGATGGCAATCGTGTCCTTCGCCGACACCATGCCATCGAGCAGATCGAGAATGCCCTGGTCATGCGCCGTCTGGAGCAGGTCCCACAGCACCAGCAGTGCCTCTCCATGCTCAACCGGAGCGGCTTCGAGGCGCTTCTGCAACTCCTTCTTATGATCCACCGGATGCGGCTTGAACGTAAGTGGTGCGGCCATCGGAGACTCCTGAACTCTTCCTAAACGTGTGTCGAAGCGATCTGTACCAGCTTGTCCGCTGGCTTCGATCCCGGTATGTGGTAGTCGGCGCGCGCCCACTTGCGTTCAATCTCGACGCCCATCGTCGGTGTCCGCGTGCCGTAGCGGAAGTTCTTGCGCGGCAGCGGATTCTCGCCTTGTTCGGGCAATACCGTCATCGAGACCGATGTCTCCTTGAACGCCGGTGTATGCGTCTGGCGATCGGTGTGGCTGCTGGTCAGTTTATTCACCGGCTCATCGACCGAGTTCAGCGACATATAAAGCTGTTTGCCCTGCACTCGGTCCGACACCAGGACCTGCACGCGTACCCGTCCATAAGGAGAGACTAGCTGGACATGCCGTCCGCTGGTGATGCCGCGCTCCTCCGCAAGCTCCGGCGAAACCTCGACGAAGCTGTTGGGCGTGATCTCGTGAATGCCAGCCGTGCGCCGCGTCATAGAACCCTGCTCAAAGTGCTCCAGAAGACGCCCATTGTTCAGGTGAAGGTCATAAGTAGAACTTACCTCTTCCGAGGGCTCGATCCACGTGACCGGGAAGAACCGCGCCTTGCCATCGGGGAAGTTGAACTTATCGGTAAACAGGAGGGGTGTGTCCGTTCCATCGGCATGGACCGGCCACTGCAGGCTGTTGAAGCCTTCCAGCCGCTCGTAGCTCACGCCCGCAAACAGCGGAGTCAGCGAGGCAGCCTCGGCCATGATCTGCGACGGATGCGTGTACTTCCAGTTGCCGCCCATGCGGTTGGCGATGAGTTGAATGATCTCCCAGTCCGGCTTCGATTCGCCAAGCGGTTCAAGCGCCTTGTAGATGCGCTGGATGCGGCGTTCGGTGTTGGTGAAGGTACCATCCTTTTCGAGCGAAGTAGCCGCGGGCAGCACCAGGTCCGCGTAGCGGCAGGTCTCGGAGAAGTTGATGTCCTGCACTACGAAGAATTCGAGCTGCGCCAGCGCGCTTGCTACATAACCGGCGTTCGAGTCGGACGTGACCGTGTCCTCGCCCTTGATGTACATCGCCTTCAACGACCCATCGAGGATCGCGTCGATCATCTGGTGGTTGTCCTTGCCCGTCGATGTCGGTAGCGTCACTCCCCATCCTGCTTCGAACTTCGCACGAACTTCTTCGTCATCCACCTTCTGATAGCCCGAGTAGACATTAGGCATCGATCCGAAGTCGCTGCATCCCTGCACATTGTTATGCCCGCGCAGAGGATACGCCCCGGCCCCAGGCCGCATGTAGTTGCCCGTCAGCAGCAGCAGGTTCGAGAGCGCCGTGGCCGTGTCGGACCCGCCGCAGTGCTGGGTCACACCCATCGCAAAGAGAATGCAGACGCCGTCCGCAGCAGCGACTTCATTGGCCACCGTAATCAGGGTCGCCTGGGGCACGCCGGTGACTTTCTCCGTGTACTCCAGCGTGTACGGCTCCAGCGACTTGGCGAACTCGTCGAAGTGGTTCACCCACTTCGCAATGAACTCCGGCTTATGCAGCTTGTGGTCGAGGATGTACTTCGCCACGCCGTTCATCCACACCGAGTCGGTCGATGGATTCGGCCGGAAGAAGATGTCTGCCCGCTCCGCCATCTCATGCCTGCGAATGTCGGCGACGATCAGCCGCTGCCCGCGGAACTTATGCGACCGCTTGATGCGCGTGGCCAGCACGGGATGGTTCTCCGCCGGGTTCGCGCCGACGATAAAGACAAGGCCCGCCGTCTCAATATCCGAGATCGATCCCGAGTCGCCGCCATAACCCACCGTACGCTGCAATCCCATCGTCGCCGGGTTCTGACAGTAGCGTGCGCAGTTGTCGACGTTGTTCGTTCCGATCACTGCCCGCGCCAGCTTCTGCATGAGGTAGCTCTCTTCGTTGGTCGTCTTCGACGAAGAGATGAACGCCAGCGCATCCGGCCCATGGTCGCGCTTCACCTGCTTGAACTTCGTCTCGATCACGTCGAGCGCTTCATCCCAGGTGATCTCGCGGAAGTGGTCGCCATCGCGCAGCAGAGGATGCACCAGCCGGTCGTCCGAGTTAATGTGCCCCCACGCAAACTTGCCCTTCACGCACGTCGAGATGCCGTTCGCCGGGCCATGCGTCGGCTCAATCTTCAGGATGTGCCGGTCGCGCGTCCACACCTCAAAGCTGCATCCAACGGCGCAGTAGGTGCAGACCGTCTTCGTCCGTTTCACGCGCTCTTTGCGCATCTCGGACTCCATCTCGGAGAGAGCGAGGATCGGGCCATATCCGATAGGCGGTTCAACTCCTTTGACCACATCGATCATGTCGTGCAGCGCTTCGTCGGGGAGATTTGTCAGGTATCCCGCATGGCCGAGCATCGACTTCTCCATCAGCGCATTGCACGGGCATACGGTCACGCAGTGTCCGCAGGAGACGCAACTCGAACCTTCGATCTGCGTTCCACCATCCCACAGAACGCGCGGATTGTCCGAGGCCCAGTCGATAGTCAGCGTCTCGTTCACCTGCACTGTCTGGCAGGCCTCCACACAACGCCCGCACAAAATGCACTGGTCGGGATCGTAGCGGTAGAAAGGGTTCGACATGTCCTTCTCATAAGGCTTCGGCGTGTACGGCCGCGACTGGTGCTTTACATCCAGCTCCGCAGTCGTGTTGTGCACGGTGCAGTTCTGGTTGTTGTTGTCGCAGACCGTGCAGTAGAGCATGTGGTTCTTCAGGATGCGGTCGAACGCCTCGCGCTGCGCGATGTCCACCAGCTCGCCTTCGGTCGAGACGTTCATCTGCCCCGTTACGGGCGTGGCGCAAGCTCTCACTAAAGCCCCGTTCACGCTGACCATGCACGTGTCGCAGCTTTGAATAGGGCCCATCTGCGGCAGGTAGCAGACCTGCGGAACCTTCTTGCCGTGCTCGCCCGCCGCGCGATTGAGCGCCTCTACCAGAAGCTCGCCGGTACGGGCAGGTACAGACTTGCCGTTCAGATTCAGTTGCGTGTCGGTCTCGGTAGGCAGTGGGGTATTCAGCAGGCGCATCATAAAATCTCCAGCCCTTCAGAACCAAAGGTTAGCAGAGGTTGCAGGATAGAACGTTGTCACGCTGAAGTGAGTGTCGTAAATGCCTGCGGCGGAGCCCCAAACCGCTCCTTTAAGATGGCAAGCGCCTCCGCGCGGGTGCTCACGAGGCCGTCCAGTTGCGCATCCTCGGCAAACTCCAGCATCTCCTTGAACTGCACTCCGGGCCGGTATCCAGCCACGATCAGATCGCGCCCGCTGACAAACGGCTTGGGCCGGGCGGCCTCCTCCGGGTCGTCGTGAAAGTGCTGTTTGGCGAACTCATACAACTCCAGATTGCCGTTTGAAGATAAGACATCCATGCGGTGTAGTTCAAGATGCTCTTCAAATTTTGGCATCCGCAAAAAGCGTTTCAGCGTCGCCTGCCGCATATTCAGAATGTCACCAAAACGCATGTGATTTTTCACCAGCGCGACGATCTGCTCGGCGTCCTCGTTCGAAAAGCGCAGCCGATGCAGGATGACTTCGGCCATGCGAACGCCTACCTCAACATGGCCGTTGAAACGTATCCGGTCGCCCGCGACGCCGGGCTTCGGCGCGGTAAACGTGGCCGGCTTGCCGATGTCGTGCAGCAGTGCGCCCCAGGCCAGCGTCGGCGAAACTCCCGCAGGCAGCTTCTCCAGCAACAGCAGCGTATGCACCCAGACATCGCCCTCGGGGTGATATTGCGGAGGCTGTTCGACACCCTTCAGCTTAGTAGCCTCCGGAAGAACGTAGGCCAACAATCCGCACTCATCCAGCAACTCAAACGCCCGGCGAGCATGGCCTTCGGTCAACATCATCGTCAGTTCCGCCGCGATCCTCTCGATGCTCACCTTGCTTATGCTCGCCGCCTGGGCACGGATCGCCGCCAAGGTTGGAGGGTCGATCTCAAACTCCAGCCGCGCAGCAAATCGCACCGCCCGCAGCATGCGCAGCTTGTCTTCGGCGAAGCGGGTCGCGGGATCTCCAATCGCCCGCACAGTCTTCGCATTGAGGTCCGCACGGCCACCCACAAAGTCCAGCACCGACGCATCCAGATCGCCAGTCTCGTCGAACGAGATGGGATCAAGCAACATGCCGTTGATCGTGAAATCGCGCCGGACGACATCTTCCTTCGGGTCGGTCGAGAACCGCACCGCGTCGGGCCGTCGGCCATCGGTGTAGATGCCGTCGTTTCGGAACGTAGCAATTTCAATATCGAGAGCGTCTTCCCCAGCTTCTGCATTCGCCAGGACCACGCCGAAGTGAGCGCCGACGGACTTCGTCTTCGGAAAAAGGGCCATTACCTCATCCGGCGTCGCGCTCGTCGCCACATCGAAGTCCTTCGGTATGCGGCCTAACAGAAGGTCGCGGACGCAGCCGCCCGCGAAGTAGGCCTGGTGACCGGCACTACGAATTGTTCCGGCGACGGAAAGGGCTGCCCTGTACTCAGGGCCTCTACAAAATGCTTTTGGATCGGGTGCCATCAACTTCCTCTTATGATGGTTAGATGCGGGAAAGCGGCGGAACAGCTTCCATGGGAACTGGGTTAATCCTCGGCATCGAAAGCTCCTGCGATGAGACGGCGGCGGCAGTTGTCCGCGACGGACAGCGTGTTCTATCGAACATAGTCGCCTCCCAGGTCGAACTCCATGGCAACTACGGCGGCGTCGTCCCCGAGCTCGCCTCCCGCGAACACCTGCGCAACATCCTCCCCGTCGTCCGCCAGGCGATGCAGGAGGCCAACGTCACCTACCGCGATCTCGACGCGATCGCGGTCACCGAGGGCCCGGGTCTCCCCGGGGCTCTCCTTGTCGGCATCACGTTTGCGAAGTCGCTCGCCTTTGGCCTGGACAAGCCGCTGATCGGCGTCAATCACCTTGAGGGGCACATCCATGCCGTGGTGATGCAGGGAGCGGGAAGAAGAGAGAAGGGAGAACTGCCCCTGCTCGCGCTCGTCGTCTCCGGTGGCCACACGCATCTCTATCTCGCGTCGCATGACGAACAGAGCTGGAGCTATCGCAACGTCGGTCGCACTGTCGACGACGCAGCCGGCGAGGCCTACGACAAGGTCGCGAAGCTCCTCGGCCTCGGATACCCCGGCGGCCCCTGGATGGACGCGCTCGCCGCACACGGCAACCCCCGCGCCGTCACCTTCAACTTCGGGCAGATCACGCCGCGGCCCAGTGCCGTTACGCCGAACAAGAAGGCCATCGCCGAGCGCTCCGGCCCGGTCTTCGACTTCTCCTTCAGCGGCATCAAGACCGCCGTCCTCCGCTACGTCGAAACCCACGCCATGAAGCCCTCCATCGAGGCTCGCCGCGCTGCTTTGGCAGAGAATCCGGGGATCAAACCTTCTGAAGCAGCCAGCCTCTGCGATCGGCAGACGCTCGACCTGATCGCGTCCTTCCAGTACGCCGTCGTCGGCAATCTGATGCGCCAAACCTTCGCCGCCGCCGAGGCCTTTGGCGCGAAGCACATCGTCGTCTCGGGCGGCGTCGCTGCCAACCGCGAACTCCGCGAGCGCTTTACCGCCGAGGCCGAACGCCGCAGGCTCACCGTCGCCTTCCCGTCCCTCGCCCTCTCAACCGACAACGCCGCCATGATCGCCGCCGCCGCGTGGCCGAAGTTCCTCGCTGGCAGAACTTCGGACGACACACTCGTCGCCACCCCACAGCTAAAATTAGGCTGAGCCCGAGAGCGGTTAGTATTTCAGCAAGCAAAGTGCCGGTACAAGGAGCTCCAACCTGAAGACCATCTTGCAGATCTTGTTTGGCGTGGCAGTGGGAGGGATCGGATTGGCGTTAGCCTTCGCGCTGATGTTGCACTTCAACACAGCCCCCTCAACCGCCTTCGCGTTCTTTCTCTTCTTCCCGACTCTCCAGTGGATCTCAACC
This Granulicella aggregans DNA region includes the following protein-coding sequences:
- a CDS encoding TPR domain-containing glycosyltransferase — its product is MIVKNGAASIARCLASVHGIADRITIGDTGSTDDTLQIARSFGANIVSVPWQDDFAAARNAVLEHATCDWILFLDADEMLDPAAATKIMSLIADPSVFGYDVTTWNYVLDAGFRASGEQARANPALTPETADYPAYFPSSNTRLFRRDPRIYFEHCVHETVADRIDTLHLPRRTADFVIHHFGYVEDAAVCRSQKENLYYSLALKKVLESPNSFEAILGAGIAELDHAKQAANALPYFEKAVALSPCHPGGWVYAGICLTRLGRYDEALKHIHRAINLEPANVLANSTLGDIYLQIADGKNARAAYERAIQLGDVSPLSQAKLGAAEVNLGHGESGMARLDAALRQSPGNAELYDIYATAAFLAGRPADACEAANQRLSMKGVTAFHFFLAATLHVHAHMRQEAEAILHAGIRRFPEDAEIRKMMTSLSA
- a CDS encoding CCA tRNA nucleotidyltransferase; this translates as MAPDPKAFCRGPEYRAALSVAGTIRSAGHQAYFAGGCVRDLLLGRIPKDFDVATSATPDEVMALFPKTKSVGAHFGVVLANAEAGEDALDIEIATFRNDGIYTDGRRPDAVRFSTDPKEDVVRRDFTINGMLLDPISFDETGDLDASVLDFVGGRADLNAKTVRAIGDPATRFAEDKLRMLRAVRFAARLEFEIDPPTLAAIRAQAASISKVSIERIAAELTMMLTEGHARRAFELLDECGLLAYVLPEATKLKGVEQPPQYHPEGDVWVHTLLLLEKLPAGVSPTLAWGALLHDIGKPATFTAPKPGVAGDRIRFNGHVEVGVRMAEVILHRLRFSNEDAEQIVALVKNHMRFGDILNMRQATLKRFLRMPKFEEHLELHRMDVLSSNGNLELYEFAKQHFHDDPEEAARPKPFVSGRDLIVAGYRPGVQFKEMLEFAEDAQLDGLVSTRAEALAILKERFGAPPQAFTTLTSA
- a CDS encoding M23 family metallopeptidase, with protein sequence MNLLKKRHYILFVSTDDKGAVTKVPVPMHYAYIFVAAAVIGLFTVTGLAGSYSRMLVKMSYFNQVRKDRDLARADNAHLTEALHQKEVQTASLGSLATEVSALYGFTASKLSQVHLGGRAGKSAGNTAANLVATAPLAAAASDSSLTDESYFKSLDTFYALRTSAMSGSAARELTGSTFGHISLLGDPDSGIVGDSFDSPGGIPSLWPVMGPISSSFGQREDPVLGNGDGEFHKGLDISAPSGTPVRATADGTVKLAGMVNGYGREVIIDHGHGLETCYGHLSAFAAMPGETVVRGQVIGYVGHSGRVTGNNLHYEVRIRNTPVNPHKYLRETMAEVGSLPPAGN
- a CDS encoding VOC family protein, which produces MSTSATPPIHPGTRIGHVHLKVANIDRSLAFYRDVLGFEVKHRFGDGAAFIAAGDYHHHIGLNTWESAGGPPPPPGTTGLYHLAILYPDRATLGNALQRLIDAGIALDGASDHGVSEALYLRDPDGNGVELYRDRPF
- a CDS encoding ROK family protein — its product is MNVLVIDIGGTNIKVASTENKVPIKIPSGPHLTAKIMVDDVLAATRNWNYDCISIGYPGPVKDDAPTMEPHNLAPGWIDFDYAEAFRKPYIFMNDAAMQALGGYKGGRMLFLGTGTGLGSALIIDGKVISLELAHLPYKKGLTYEQYIGVAGLERRGKKRWRKSVLDIVARLQAAMVCDYVLLGGGNAKLMKELPQHVILGANSNAIDGGIAAWDGVKLSAAKKKLRQKAQPLKLL
- a CDS encoding DUF1641 domain-containing protein, with product MAAPLTFKPHPVDHKKELQKRLEAAPVEHGEALLVLWDLLQTAHDQGILDLLDGMVSAKDTIAITIAKYAKTPEGIAAIRNLLATVKLLGQLDPEVLDSLSGVLTTATQEHQAERQPPSLWQLFRRSTSADSRRGLSFMTLLLQGLGRSLK
- the fdhF gene encoding formate dehydrogenase subunit alpha, whose amino-acid sequence is MMRLLNTPLPTETDTQLNLNGKSVPARTGELLVEALNRAAGEHGKKVPQVCYLPQMGPIQSCDTCMVSVNGALVRACATPVTGQMNVSTEGELVDIAQREAFDRILKNHMLYCTVCDNNNQNCTVHNTTAELDVKHQSRPYTPKPYEKDMSNPFYRYDPDQCILCGRCVEACQTVQVNETLTIDWASDNPRVLWDGGTQIEGSSCVSCGHCVTVCPCNALMEKSMLGHAGYLTNLPDEALHDMIDVVKGVEPPIGYGPILALSEMESEMRKERVKRTKTVCTYCAVGCSFEVWTRDRHILKIEPTHGPANGISTCVKGKFAWGHINSDDRLVHPLLRDGDHFREITWDEALDVIETKFKQVKRDHGPDALAFISSSKTTNEESYLMQKLARAVIGTNNVDNCARYCQNPATMGLQRTVGYGGDSGSISDIETAGLVFIVGANPAENHPVLATRIKRSHKFRGQRLIVADIRRHEMAERADIFFRPNPSTDSVWMNGVAKYILDHKLHKPEFIAKWVNHFDEFAKSLEPYTLEYTEKVTGVPQATLITVANEVAAADGVCILFAMGVTQHCGGSDTATALSNLLLLTGNYMRPGAGAYPLRGHNNVQGCSDFGSMPNVYSGYQKVDDEEVRAKFEAGWGVTLPTSTGKDNHQMIDAILDGSLKAMYIKGEDTVTSDSNAGYVASALAQLEFFVVQDINFSETCRYADLVLPAATSLEKDGTFTNTERRIQRIYKALEPLGESKPDWEIIQLIANRMGGNWKYTHPSQIMAEAASLTPLFAGVSYERLEGFNSLQWPVHADGTDTPLLFTDKFNFPDGKARFFPVTWIEPSEEVSSTYDLHLNNGRLLEHFEQGSMTRRTAGIHEITPNSFVEVSPELAEERGITSGRHVQLVSPYGRVRVQVLVSDRVQGKQLYMSLNSVDEPVNKLTSSHTDRQTHTPAFKETSVSMTVLPEQGENPLPRKNFRYGTRTPTMGVEIERKWARADYHIPGSKPADKLVQIASTHV
- a CDS encoding DUF6979 family protein, which translates into the protein MANKFGEAALIAARLEVPAQVTAAQRWDTAVRQLYPDKPYMQKKSAPKSAFLGLCEAGLVAGVAAGETSAANRNKGYAVKAVELLRAGTHKTIPALWTAVAEGDEAPHAAQLDVVMALWKNGLIVTA
- the kdsA gene encoding 3-deoxy-8-phosphooctulonate synthase; this translates as MSHTFEVSTPANKVSVGDGNLFLIAGPCVLESEPHARMLADAIQRITDDLKIPYIFKASYDKANRTSIHSFRGPGLIEGCRILRAIAKTTGVPVLTDVHTPDDCARVSDALGDSEIVLQIPAFLCRQTDLLIAAAKTGRPVNVKKGQFVAPNDMKHAVQKLRDSGNDKVFLTERGASFGYNNLVVDMRSLPIMRGFAPVVFDGTHSVQTPSAGNGVSGGQPEFIPVLARAAVAAGIDGIFLEVHNNPAEAKSDGANALKLDNLKPLLEQLLAIHAAIA